Proteins from one Buchnera aphidicola (Cinara laricifoliae) genomic window:
- the trpCF gene encoding bifunctional indole-3-glycerol-phosphate synthase TrpC/phosphoribosylanthranilate isomerase TrpF codes for MKKNIISKILNGTYQWIQYNKKRMPLHSFYKKIEKSKFFFENSFKKNHPSFILECKKSSPLNGVINTKFNISKIINIYNKYADVISIITEEKFFKGNFKYLLKARTKTNKPLLCKDFFIDPYQVYYARYHQADAILLMLSILDDNTYIQLSKIAKSMNLGILTEIHTYEELQRALLLNASIIGINNRNLKDLSVNINNTKKLAPLIPKNKIIISESGINNYKNVRLLSNTVDGFLIGTHLMRSNNLEFSTRKIIYGANKICGLKKYNVAKLAAKMGCVYGGLIFVPQSPRYIDNKQSKKIIKKNLLKYVGVFSNEKPQYILSKVYELDLYAVQLHGQENEEFIKILKKILPNHVRIWKSISMNKNTIIHKNINIDRYILDHKNGGTGKNFDWNLINNLHVSDMMLAGGLNLKNIFIASTLGFYGLDLNSGLEKYPGIKDLNKIKLAFKILRLCSKK; via the coding sequence ATGAAAAAAAATATAATTTCTAAAATATTAAACGGTACGTATCAATGGATTCAATATAATAAAAAAAGAATGCCTTTACATTCATTTTATAAAAAAATTGAAAAATCAAAATTTTTTTTTGAAAATAGTTTTAAAAAAAATCATCCATCATTTATTTTAGAATGTAAAAAATCATCACCATTAAATGGTGTTATTAACACTAAGTTTAATATTTCAAAAATAATAAATATTTATAATAAATATGCTGATGTTATATCTATTATTACTGAAGAAAAATTTTTTAAAGGTAATTTCAAATATTTATTAAAAGCACGAACTAAAACAAACAAACCTTTATTATGTAAAGATTTTTTTATTGATCCATATCAAGTATACTATGCACGTTATCATCAAGCAGATGCAATATTATTAATGCTATCTATTTTAGATGATAATACTTATATACAATTATCCAAAATTGCAAAAAGTATGAATTTAGGAATTTTAACAGAAATACATACTTATGAAGAATTACAACGCGCATTACTTTTAAACGCATCGATAATTGGAATAAATAATAGAAATTTAAAGGATTTATCTGTTAATATTAATAATACAAAAAAATTAGCTCCATTAATCCCTAAAAATAAAATTATTATTTCTGAATCAGGTATAAATAATTATAAAAATGTTCGTTTATTAAGTAATACAGTAGATGGATTTTTAATTGGAACACATTTAATGCGTTCTAATAATTTAGAATTTTCTACACGAAAAATAATTTATGGTGCAAATAAAATTTGCGGTTTAAAAAAATATAATGTTGCAAAATTAGCAGCAAAAATGGGATGTGTTTATGGAGGATTAATTTTTGTTCCTCAATCTCCACGATACATTGATAATAAACAAAGTAAAAAAATTATAAAAAAAAATTTATTAAAATATGTAGGTGTATTTAGTAATGAAAAACCTCAATATATTTTAAGTAAGGTTTATGAACTTGATTTATATGCAGTACAATTACATGGCCAGGAAAACGAAGAATTTATTAAAATTTTAAAAAAAATTTTACCTAATCATGTACGTATTTGGAAATCTATATCAATGAATAAAAATACAATCATTCATAAAAATATAAATATTGATCGATATATACTAGATCATAAAAACGGAGGTACTGGAAAAAATTTTGATTGGAACTTAATTAATAATTTACATGTATCTGATATGATGTTAGCAGGTGGCTTAAACTTAAAAAATATTTTTATAGCATCTACATTAGGATTTTATGGACTAGATTTAAATTCAGGATTAGAAAAATATCCAGGAATTAAAGATTTAAATAAAATTAAATTAGCATTTAAAATATTAAGATTATGTTCTAAAAAATAA
- the trpD gene encoding anthranilate phosphoribosyltransferase: MKKILKKIYNGTYLNELESYTLFKSIFNKEINDMQIASILAILSSRTETYEEIIGARTFLAQHIQSFPKSNNIISDIVGTGGDQQNSFNISTVSAIVAACYGIKIAKICNIGSSSQLGSANLLQQLNININITPEQSRQCLDEMNICFLLANKYLGIFNTVSKIRSSLQIKTIFNILGPLLNPAQPTHALIGVYKPQLMLIYAKILSRLPYKRVIIVHSGGIDEATLHSNTTVVELKNKKIKKYILSPEDFGLKKHHKIYITKKSKIENYLETIKLFKGQGEPIYTQTIAINVSLLMKVLGNNDIRKNTLDILNFINTGQVYKFVVKLSQLCKLFN, from the coding sequence ATGAAAAAAATTTTAAAAAAAATATATAATGGAACATATTTGAATGAATTAGAAAGCTACACATTGTTTAAAAGCATATTTAACAAAGAAATAAATGATATGCAAATTGCATCTATATTAGCTATATTATCATCTCGAACGGAAACATATGAAGAAATTATTGGTGCAAGAACATTTTTAGCACAACATATTCAATCATTTCCAAAATCTAATAATATAATATCTGATATTGTAGGAACAGGTGGTGATCAACAAAATAGTTTTAACATATCTACTGTTAGTGCTATTGTTGCTGCATGTTATGGTATCAAAATTGCAAAAATATGTAATATTGGATCATCTAGTCAACTTGGATCTGCAAATTTATTGCAACAATTAAATATCAATATTAATATTACTCCTGAACAATCCAGACAATGTCTAGATGAGATGAATATTTGTTTTTTATTAGCTAATAAATATCTGGGTATTTTTAATACAGTCTCTAAAATTCGTAGTTCATTACAAATAAAAACGATTTTTAATATACTAGGCCCTTTATTAAATCCTGCACAACCAACTCATGCATTAATCGGAGTATATAAACCTCAATTGATGTTAATATATGCAAAAATATTATCACGTTTACCATATAAACGAGTTATTATTGTTCATAGTGGTGGTATAGATGAAGCTACTTTACATTCCAATACAACTGTTGTTGAATTAAAAAATAAAAAAATAAAAAAATATATATTATCTCCTGAAGATTTTGGTTTAAAAAAACATCATAAAATTTATATTACAAAAAAAAGTAAAATAGAAAATTATTTAGAAACTATAAAATTATTTAAAGGACAAGGAGAACCTATATACACACAAACAATAGCTATAAATGTGTCGTTATTAATGAAAGTATTAGGTAATAATGATATCCGTAAAAATACATTAGATATTTTAAATTTTATTAATACTGGTCAAGTATATAAATTTGTTGTTAAACTATCTCAATTATGTAAATTATTTAATTAA
- a CDS encoding pseudouridine synthase — protein MKERIQKILSNCGFGSRRNIEKKICKGLIKVNGKSIFLGQSFIRNDIQYISLNNKKFFLKKEIIKIIIYNKPIGEICTKKDTDNRITVFDKLPKLYNSNWISVGRLDINTSGLLLFTNHGELAYRLMHPKYMIKREYLVRVYGKISNKKILILKNGIKIGNSFSKFLDIICYNNQKKNQWFKVSLVQGKKNEVRLLWNSIGVQVNRLIRISYGITILPKNLKTGNFVELNSIYINRIFCSVNLKNK, from the coding sequence ATGAAAGAAAGAATTCAAAAAATATTATCTAATTGTGGTTTTGGTTCACGACGCAATATTGAAAAAAAAATATGTAAGGGATTAATTAAAGTAAATGGAAAATCTATTTTTTTAGGACAAAGTTTTATAAGAAATGATATTCAATATATTTCATTAAATAATAAAAAATTTTTTTTAAAAAAAGAAATAATAAAAATTATTATTTATAATAAACCTATTGGTGAAATATGTACGAAAAAAGATACAGATAATAGAATTACTGTTTTTGATAAATTACCTAAATTATATAATTCTAATTGGATTAGTGTAGGTAGATTAGATATTAATACATCAGGTTTACTATTATTCACTAATCATGGAGAATTAGCGTATAGATTAATGCATCCAAAATATATGATTAAACGAGAATATTTAGTAAGAGTTTACGGAAAAATATCAAATAAAAAAATTTTAATTTTAAAAAATGGAATTAAAATAGGTAATTCTTTTTCTAAATTTTTGGATATTATTTGTTATAATAATCAAAAAAAAAATCAATGGTTTAAAGTTTCATTAGTACAAGGAAAAAAAAATGAAGTACGTTTATTATGGAATTCTATAGGTGTACAAGTAAATCGATTAATTAGAATTAGTTATGGTATAACTATACTACCTAAAAATTTAAAAACTGGAAATTTTGTAGAATTAAATTCTATTTATATAAATAGAATTTTTTGTTCAGTTAATTTAAAAAATAAATAA
- a CDS encoding inositol monophosphatase family protein, whose protein sequence is MNPALNIAVRAIRVGGKIISQYYDLKNITYTTEQSKILYFIYKIREKVFLSISSIIHQSYPKHSIINVCSKKKIINHDYQWLINPLNGTINFIKKIPHFCLSILIKEKNKICISVIYDPIKNDLFTAIKGQGAQLNGFRTRCCEYKNNIQNKIIALYFKEKNIKNTHLYTSLIQQFLQEKISLRQTGCSILDLAYLSSGKINAYIGFNEKSLRVTFGELQIRESGALITDFIGGHNYIENNILLVGQVNILKFILKKTRILNQKLI, encoded by the coding sequence ATGAATCCTGCATTAAATATAGCTGTTAGAGCTATTCGAGTAGGTGGAAAAATTATTTCACAATATTATGATTTAAAAAATATAACATATACTACAGAACAATCAAAGATTTTATATTTTATATATAAAATACGAGAAAAAGTATTTTTGTCAATTTCTTCTATTATACATCAATCATACCCAAAACATTCTATTATCAATGTATGCTCTAAAAAAAAAATTATTAATCATGATTATCAATGGTTAATCAATCCATTAAATGGAACAATAAATTTTATTAAAAAAATTCCACATTTCTGTTTATCTATACTTATAAAAGAAAAAAATAAAATATGTATATCAGTAATATATGATCCTATTAAAAATGATTTATTTACAGCTATTAAAGGTCAAGGCGCTCAATTAAATGGTTTTCGTACTAGATGTTGTGAATATAAAAATAACATTCAAAATAAAATTATAGCTCTTTATTTTAAAGAGAAAAATATAAAAAATACTCATTTATATACATCATTAATACAGCAATTTTTACAAGAAAAAATATCCTTACGACAAACAGGATGTTCTATTCTAGATTTAGCTTACTTGTCTTCTGGAAAAATTAATGCATATATTGGATTTAATGAAAAATCTTTGCGTGTTACTTTTGGAGAATTACAAATTAGAGAATCAGGTGCATTGATAACTGATTTTATTGGAGGACATAATTATATTGAAAATAATATATTATTAGTCGGACAAGTTAATATACTAAAATTTATTTTAAAAAAAACACGTATTTTAAACCAAAAATTGATATAA
- the rlmN gene encoding 23S rRNA (adenine(2503)-C(2))-methyltransferase RlmN: MLKTKFLLENNKKKINLLDLNLKKMINFFLQLGEKKFRAIQVMQWIYKKYCINFNEMNNLSYILKDKLKNISTIQLPKCIEEQKSNDGTIKWKFLCNTKFIETIYIPEKNRATLCISSQEGCSLKCDFCATGKLGYTRNLLISEIIGQIWFVINKIHQLKLKNYILHPITNIVMMGMGEPLLNLRNIIPVIDIITHKYGFNFSKNKVTLSTAGVVPAINKIAGKIDISLAISLHASNDNIRNMIMPINKIYNIKMLLLSIKNYLSKSTANRGIVTIEYIMLLNINDSMFHAKELSVLLKNIPCKINLIPWNPIKNSFYKCSSHERITAFLNYLKSKGFIITIRKNRGSDINAACGQLIGKNIFKN, encoded by the coding sequence ATGTTAAAAACAAAGTTTTTATTAGAAAATAACAAAAAAAAAATAAATTTATTAGATTTAAATTTAAAAAAAATGATAAATTTTTTTCTACAGTTAGGAGAAAAAAAATTTAGAGCAATACAAGTTATGCAATGGATTTATAAAAAATATTGTATAAATTTTAATGAAATGAATAACTTAAGTTATATCTTAAAAGATAAATTAAAAAATATATCTACAATTCAGTTACCGAAATGTATAGAAGAACAAAAATCGAATGATGGAACAATAAAATGGAAATTTTTATGTAATACTAAATTTATTGAAACAATATATATTCCAGAAAAAAATCGTGCGACTTTATGTATTTCATCACAAGAAGGTTGTTCTTTAAAATGTGATTTTTGTGCTACAGGTAAATTAGGATATACTCGTAATTTACTAATTTCAGAGATTATTGGTCAAATTTGGTTTGTTATAAATAAAATACACCAACTGAAATTAAAAAATTATATATTACATCCGATAACAAACATTGTAATGATGGGAATGGGGGAACCTTTATTAAATTTACGAAATATTATTCCTGTTATAGATATTATTACACATAAATATGGTTTTAATTTTTCGAAAAATAAAGTAACTTTATCTACAGCTGGTGTTGTTCCTGCAATAAATAAAATTGCAGGTAAGATAGATATTTCGTTGGCTATTTCCTTACACGCATCTAACGATAATATCCGTAATATGATTATGCCAATTAATAAAATTTATAATATCAAAATGTTGTTATTATCAATTAAAAATTATCTAAGTAAATCTACTGCAAATCGTGGTATAGTAACGATTGAATATATTATGTTATTAAATATTAATGATAGCATGTTTCATGCTAAAGAGTTATCAGTTTTATTAAAAAATATACCATGTAAAATTAATTTAATTCCATGGAATCCTATTAAAAATTCTTTTTATAAATGTAGTAGTCATGAAAGAATCACTGCTTTTTTAAATTATTTAAAAAGTAAAGGTTTTATTATTACAATTAGAAAAAATAGAGGTTCTGATATTAATGCTGCTTGCGGGCAATTAATTGGAAAAAATATTTTTAAAAATTAA
- the hisS gene encoding histidine--tRNA ligase has product MGIKYQSIRGMHDLLPVDTYYLSTIEKIIKNILNSHAYSEIRFPVVEKTQLFEKAIGNNTDIIHKEMYNFWDKKQQKISLRPEGTVSCIRACIQNNIFYNSKIQKLWYHGPMFRYERPQKGRFRQFYQLGVELFGLQNYIIDYEIIMLTIKIWQKLNLLKYLKLEINSIGHISDRKKFALDLINFFKKNISQLTQHEKNLLFTNPVRILDSKNTDIQKLLKSAPILNNYLNINSYMRFKKLCNLLKQSKIDYKINNQLVRGLDYYNDTVFEWTSKYLGSQNTICAGGRYDNLVEYLGGKKNSAIGFAIGMDRLLILKKIFNPNYFKNFFIDINVIFLESIYSIFAMYISDKLRLIWPKLRINTSLQLFKKNSHKNKSKKIESNFILTLESKMLNINKISVKNVFKKTNKIISINRIFKNPCIFIN; this is encoded by the coding sequence ATGGGTATAAAATATCAGTCAATTAGAGGTATGCATGATCTTCTTCCTGTTGATACTTATTATTTAAGTACAATTGAAAAAATTATAAAAAATATATTAAATAGCCATGCTTATTCTGAAATTCGTTTTCCAGTTGTTGAAAAAACACAATTATTTGAAAAAGCTATTGGAAATAACACTGATATTATCCACAAAGAAATGTATAATTTTTGGGATAAAAAACAACAAAAAATTTCTTTAAGACCAGAAGGAACAGTTAGTTGTATTCGTGCATGCATACAAAATAATATTTTTTATAATTCTAAGATTCAGAAATTGTGGTATCACGGTCCTATGTTTCGTTATGAAAGACCACAAAAAGGACGTTTTAGACAATTTTACCAATTAGGAGTAGAACTTTTTGGTTTGCAAAATTATATTATTGATTATGAAATTATTATGTTAACTATTAAGATTTGGCAAAAATTAAATTTATTAAAATATTTAAAACTAGAAATAAATTCAATCGGCCATATATCAGATAGAAAAAAATTTGCATTAGACTTAATAAATTTTTTTAAAAAAAATATCTCGCAATTGACTCAACATGAAAAAAATTTATTATTTACTAATCCTGTTCGTATTTTAGATAGCAAAAATACTGATATACAAAAATTATTAAAATCTGCACCTATCTTAAATAACTATTTAAATATAAATTCATATATGCGGTTTAAAAAATTATGTAATTTGTTAAAGCAATCAAAAATAGATTATAAGATAAACAATCAATTAGTTAGAGGATTAGATTATTATAATGATACTGTTTTTGAATGGACTTCAAAATATTTGGGATCGCAAAATACTATTTGTGCTGGAGGTCGTTATGATAATTTAGTAGAATATTTAGGCGGCAAAAAAAATTCAGCTATTGGTTTTGCAATTGGAATGGATAGATTGTTAATTTTAAAAAAAATATTTAATCCTAATTATTTTAAAAATTTCTTTATAGATATTAATGTTATTTTTTTAGAATCTATTTATTCAATATTTGCAATGTATATATCTGATAAATTACGTTTAATATGGCCTAAATTAAGAATAAATACTTCTTTACAATTATTTAAAAAAAATAGTCATAAAAATAAATCAAAAAAAATAGAATCAAATTTTATATTAACTTTGGAATCTAAAATGTTAAATATAAATAAAATTTCAGTTAAAAATGTATTTAAAAAAACAAATAAAATTATTTCAATTAATCGTATCTTTAAAAATCCATGTATTTTTATTAATTAA
- the glyA gene encoding serine hydroxymethyltransferase produces MTNKTLQKTDLKIWNLINKERMRQESYINLIASENYVSPAILETQGSCLTNKYAEGYIGNRFYNGCKIIDDIESIAINRAKKLFNVDYANVQPHSGSQANFAIFQALLKPQDIILGMNLNHGGHLTHGSIVNFSGKMYKSYTYGVNKKGNIDYDNFKYLSIKYHPKLIIGGFSAYSGICDWKYMRKIADKINAYFLVDISHIVGLIIAGLYPNPLDYAHVVSTTTHKTLGGPRGGLIISKNGNQQLYSKLDASVFPGSQGGPLMHIIAAKAVAFKEALSKKFLLLQKNILFFSKKMVEIFLKRKFTIISGKTENHLFLIDVSKQGLTGKEASNILARARIIVNKNTIPNDHNNPFITSGIRIGTPAIVKRKIKIDDVIKITNWICDILNNPYDLLQIKSIRKKIKKICKNYPIYKM; encoded by the coding sequence ATGACAAATAAAACACTACAAAAAACAGATTTAAAAATTTGGAATTTAATTAATAAAGAGAGAATGAGGCAAGAATCATATATTAATTTAATTGCATCAGAAAATTACGTAAGTCCTGCTATATTGGAAACACAAGGTTCTTGTTTAACTAATAAATATGCAGAAGGATATATAGGAAATCGTTTTTATAATGGATGTAAAATTATTGATGATATTGAATCTATTGCTATTAATAGAGCAAAAAAATTATTTAATGTTGATTATGCCAATGTACAACCTCATTCAGGTTCACAAGCTAATTTTGCAATATTTCAAGCTTTATTAAAACCACAAGATATTATATTAGGAATGAATCTAAATCATGGTGGACATTTAACTCATGGATCAATTGTAAATTTTTCAGGAAAAATGTATAAATCTTATACATATGGTGTTAATAAAAAAGGTAATATAGATTATGATAATTTTAAATATCTGTCTATTAAATATCATCCTAAACTGATTATTGGTGGATTTTCAGCATATTCAGGAATATGTGATTGGAAATATATGCGTAAAATTGCTGATAAAATTAATGCATATTTTTTAGTAGATATTTCGCATATTGTAGGTTTAATTATAGCTGGATTATATCCAAATCCATTAGATTATGCTCATGTAGTTAGTACTACTACTCATAAAACTTTAGGTGGACCTAGAGGAGGTTTAATTATATCTAAAAATGGAAACCAACAATTATATTCAAAATTAGATGCATCTGTATTTCCAGGTAGTCAAGGTGGACCTTTAATGCATATTATTGCAGCTAAAGCAGTTGCTTTTAAAGAAGCCCTAAGTAAAAAATTTTTATTATTACAGAAAAATATTTTATTTTTTTCTAAAAAAATGGTTGAAATATTTTTAAAAAGAAAATTTACAATTATATCAGGAAAAACAGAAAATCATTTATTTTTAATAGATGTATCTAAACAAGGATTAACTGGAAAAGAAGCTAGTAATATTCTTGCTCGTGCAAGAATTATTGTTAATAAAAATACTATTCCTAATGATCATAATAATCCTTTTATAACATCAGGAATTCGTATTGGTACTCCAGCAATTGTTAAACGTAAAATCAAAATTGATGATGTGATTAAAATAACTAATTGGATATGTGATATATTAAATAATCCTTATGATTTATTACAAATAAAAAGTATTAGAAAAAAAATAAAAAAAATATGTAAAAATTATCCTATTTACAAAATGTAA
- a CDS encoding beta-propeller fold lactonase family protein, translating into MYYYKQIVLLRYLFIGKYMKKNIFISCSLDKHIEHWTITKDYILSKKSIFTTTGRPQSLKYNKKNKLLYVGETISNKITTYKQYPHNKFKKIHETNVFHSPNYISLNKNKTILFVASFHGNEFKVCLLNSIGLINNIDYIIKNIQGCHCIKIHHKYKLIFVSALKENKIYIYKFYLKKNNIITIILKNIVHTEYNSGPRHIIFHPTNPYLYSINELNGTINVWLINKKLVILTLIQSISLILNSPKHDFWASDIHIHPNKKFLYACDRFNSIISFFSINRITGLLVYIYTYKTILQPRSFCISKDGTILIVVGEISNTMMIYRINHNTGYLSVQEEISVGKNPLWVLTE; encoded by the coding sequence ATATATTATTATAAACAAATAGTTTTACTGAGATATCTTTTTATTGGAAAATATATGAAAAAAAATATTTTTATTTCTTGTTCTCTTGATAAGCATATTGAACACTGGACTATAACAAAAGATTATATCTTATCAAAAAAATCTATTTTTACTACAACTGGACGACCTCAATCTTTAAAATATAATAAAAAAAATAAATTATTATATGTAGGAGAAACAATAAGTAATAAAATTACTACATATAAACAGTATCCACATAATAAATTTAAAAAAATACATGAAACAAATGTATTTCATTCACCTAATTATATTTCTTTAAATAAAAATAAAACAATTTTATTTGTAGCATCTTTTCATGGAAACGAATTTAAAGTATGTTTATTAAATTCGATTGGACTAATTAATAATATTGATTATATCATTAAAAATATTCAAGGATGTCATTGTATTAAAATACATCATAAATACAAATTAATATTTGTATCGGCTCTTAAAGAAAATAAAATTTATATTTACAAATTTTATTTAAAAAAAAATAACATTATTACTATAATATTAAAAAATATTGTACATACTGAATATAATAGTGGTCCACGACACATTATTTTTCATCCAACAAATCCTTATTTATATTCTATTAATGAATTAAATGGAACTATTAATGTTTGGTTAATTAATAAAAAATTAGTTATATTAACGTTAATACAATCAATTTCATTAATATTAAATTCTCCAAAACATGATTTTTGGGCATCAGATATTCATATTCATCCTAATAAAAAATTTCTATATGCCTGTGACCGATTTAACAGCATTATTTCATTTTTTAGTATTAATAGAATTACAGGTCTTTTAGTCTATATATATACTTATAAAACTATATTACAACCTCGATCATTCTGTATTAGTAAAGATGGAACAATATTAATAGTGGTAGGAGAAATTTCAAATACTATGATGATATATCGTATTAATCATAATACTGGATATTTGTCAGTACAAGAAGAGATATCTGTAGGAAAAAATCCTTTATGGGTATTAACTGAATAA
- the mfd gene encoding transcription-repair coupling factor has product MKHNILTNNKINNCSKLILKKKIFHKNQLVVHIKYGIGKYIGLCTLNTNGIVTEYCVIMYANQSKLYVPITSLDLISSYNSKIQSEVPLNTLSSKKWLLESNKIKKKIYDVAVQLIDNKSHRCLRTGFSFKKNIFQYKDFCNQCPYLLTDDQKKSIQEIINDMIKPVPMDRLLCGDVGFGKTEIAMRAAFIALDNQKQVALLVPTTLLAQQHHKTFKNRFSKYPYYIDIYSRFTSKKEERLIKYKINNGQINILIGTHKILSKKLIWKNLGLLIIDEEHRFGVHHKEIIKRLYINIDVLTLTATPIPRTLHMSSLGIRDLSIISTPPKKRLTIKTFVQNFNSKIIRRAILKELNRGGQIYYIYNVIKNIEEKKNYLSKLIPEARIQISHGKMHRKDLYKIMYKFLNKSFDVLICTTIIDTGIHISNVNTMIIERADQFGLSQLHQLRGRIGRSERQAYAFFFISNHIKINEKAEKRLNLIKSFTNLGSGFTLSTYDSEIRGVGELLGNHQSGHIKTIGIELYKKFLNNAINTIIKNRDTTALSELSSNNMHVEIKLRISAILPENYINDINIRLMFYKKISCIKNNKKLKEVKNKISSLFGKLPQYAENLFLLTKLKIMSYEIGIKKIKFYVTKICIFFYKKNILNINWLCKKIIKKPQYWKLSNDKLYFYQSFNNNQKSLLWVKNFLYDIIKYH; this is encoded by the coding sequence ATGAAACATAATATATTAACAAATAATAAAATAAATAATTGTTCTAAATTAATTTTAAAAAAAAAAATATTTCATAAAAATCAATTAGTAGTACATATTAAATATGGTATTGGTAAATACATTGGATTATGTACTTTAAATACTAATGGTATAGTAACAGAATACTGTGTAATTATGTACGCTAATCAATCAAAATTATATGTTCCTATTACATCTCTTGATTTAATTAGTTCATATAATTCTAAAATACAGTCAGAAGTACCATTAAATACTTTAAGTAGTAAAAAATGGTTATTAGAAAGTAATAAAATAAAAAAAAAAATTTATGATGTAGCTGTTCAATTAATTGATAATAAATCTCATCGATGTTTACGAACAGGATTTTCTTTTAAAAAAAATATCTTTCAATATAAAGATTTTTGTAATCAATGTCCTTATTTACTGACAGATGATCAAAAAAAATCTATTCAAGAAATTATCAATGATATGATAAAACCAGTTCCTATGGATAGATTATTATGTGGAGATGTAGGTTTTGGAAAAACTGAAATAGCAATGAGAGCTGCTTTTATAGCTTTAGATAATCAAAAACAAGTTGCTTTATTAGTACCAACTACATTATTAGCTCAACAACACCATAAAACATTTAAAAACAGATTTTCTAAATATCCATATTATATTGATATATATTCGCGTTTTACTTCTAAAAAAGAAGAACGACTGATAAAATATAAAATAAACAACGGACAAATAAATATTTTAATTGGTACTCATAAAATTCTATCAAAAAAATTAATATGGAAAAATTTAGGATTGCTTATTATTGACGAAGAACATCGTTTCGGTGTACACCATAAAGAGATAATAAAGAGATTATACATAAATATAGATGTATTAACATTAACAGCTACCCCAATTCCTAGAACTCTTCACATGTCTTCTTTGGGAATTAGAGATTTATCAATTATATCTACTCCTCCCAAGAAACGTTTAACTATAAAAACTTTTGTTCAAAATTTTAATTCAAAAATTATAAGAAGAGCAATTCTTAAAGAATTAAATCGAGGTGGACAAATATATTACATATATAACGTTATTAAGAATATCGAAGAAAAAAAAAATTATTTATCTAAATTAATACCAGAAGCACGTATTCAAATTAGTCATGGAAAAATGCATCGTAAAGATTTATATAAAATTATGTATAAATTTTTAAATAAATCTTTTGATGTACTAATATGTACTACTATTATAGATACTGGAATTCATATAAGTAATGTGAATACTATGATCATAGAGCGTGCAGATCAATTTGGATTATCACAATTACATCAATTAAGAGGTCGCATTGGTCGTTCTGAAAGACAGGCTTATGCATTTTTTTTTATATCAAATCATATAAAAATTAATGAAAAAGCAGAAAAAAGATTAAATCTTATCAAATCTTTTACGAATTTAGGTTCTGGTTTTACATTATCCACATATGATTCCGAAATTAGAGGAGTAGGTGAACTATTAGGAAATCATCAAAGTGGTCACATTAAAACTATTGGAATTGAATTATATAAAAAATTTTTAAATAATGCTATTAATACAATTATAAAAAATCGCGATACTACTGCACTTAGTGAATTAAGTTCTAATAATATGCATGTAGAAATTAAGTTACGTATATCAGCAATTTTACCCGAAAATTATATTAATGATATTAATATTCGATTAATGTTTTATAAAAAAATATCATGTATTAAAAATAATAAAAAATTAAAAGAAGTAAAAAATAAAATATCTAGCTTATTTGGAAAATTACCACAATATGCAGAAAATTTATTTTTATTAACTAAATTAAAAATCATGTCCTATGAAATAGGAATAAAAAAAATTAAATTTTATGTTACTAAAATATGTATATTTTTTTATAAAAAAAATATTTTAAATATTAATTGGTTATGTAAAAAAATTATAAAAAAACCACAATATTGGAAATTATCAAATGATAAATTGTATTTTTATCAATCATTTAATAATAATCAAAAGAGTTTATTATGGGTTAAAAATTTTTTATATGATATCATCAAATATCATTAG